Genomic segment of Sulfitobacter sp. OXR-159:
CGGGGTCGGGGCGCGGGGTGGATATGCGCCGCGCTACCGCCGCGCCGCCTCGGCGCGAAGCCGCGGTCCTTGGCTGACGCGAGGCAACGTCTTGCATGCGCTCTTCGTTTTCGATTGATTACTTTTCAATCAGAACACGAACTTTCAATCAACGGAGAGTCACCATGAAGCTACGCACCACACTTGCATCCTCCGCATTGGCGCTCGGCCTTGCGTTTCAGGCCCAAGCCGCCGATGTCCCCGAGGGTGTGAACCTTGCCGAAGATCAAAGCTATACCTTCTGGCTGCTTGACGCGATCAAGTCGATGGACCCGCAGATCAACACCGATGTCGAAGGTTCGGACGTGCTGCGCAACCTCTTTGAAGGGCTTTATAACGAAGACGGCAATGGCGAACTGGTCCCCGGTGTGGCGCTTGACCACGAAGTCTCCGAAGACGGCAAGACCTACACCTTCAACCTGCGCAAAGACGCCAAATGGTCCAATGGCGAGCCGGTCACGGCCAATGATTTCGTCTATTCTTGGCGCCGTTTGGCGGACCCGGCGACCGCGTCGGAATACGCATGGTATATGGAGTTGATGCAGGTCGAAAACGCGCCTGAGATCATCGCCGGGGACAAGTCGCCCGAGGAATTGGGCATCCAAGCCGTCGACGACCACACGCTTGAGGTCAAGATCACCACGCCGCTGCCCTATTTCCCGCAGATGCTGGTGCATGGGTCGACCTTCCCCGTGCTGCAAAGCGTGGTGGAAGAGCATGGCGACGATTGGACCGATGCGGGCACGCTCATCGGCAACGGCGCTTATAAACTGGTCGAGCATCAGTTGGGCGAACGTGTCGTGATGGAGAAGAACGACACCTATTGGGACGCCGCCAATGTCGTGATGGAGAAGATCACCGCGCTCACGATCAATGACGTGAACCAAGCGCTGACCCGCTATCTGGCTGGTGAGTTGGACCGCGTGGATATCCCCGCCGGTCAATACCCGCGTCTGAAGAAAGAGTACCCCGAACAGGCGGTCTCAACCCCCTATAACTGCTCCTATATCTACATGCTGAACGTAGGGGAAAAGGGCCCCGAGGCGCTGAAAAACGTCAATGTGCGCAAAGCGTTGGCCTATGCCATCGACCGCGACATCATTGTCGAGCGTATCCTGCAAGGCGGTCAGAAGCCGTCGTACAACTGGACCCACTGGGCGATCGCCGATTTCGAGCGTCCCGAGTTGGATTGGGCCGACAATATGGATCAGGCGCAGCGCGTGGAAAAGGCCAAAGAACTGTTGGCCGAGGCGGGATATGGCCCCGACAACCCGCTGGACCTGACGCTGCAGTACAACACATCGGAAGATCACAAAAAGATCGCCATTGCGGCCTCGCAGATGCTCAAACAGATCGGCGTGAACCTCACGCTCGACAACTATGAGTGGAAGGTCCACACCGACCGCATGCAAAACCAAGACTACGACATGGCGCGTTACGCTTGGTGCGGCGACTACAACGAGGCCTCGACTTACCTTGATCTGCTGACGTCATATTCGGGTCACAACAACGGCGAGTTCTACAATGACGCTTATGACAAGCTCATGAAGGACAGCAAAACCGCCGAAGACCCGCAGCCGCTTTACAAAGACGCGGAGCGTATCTTGGCCGAGGAAATGCCGATCATCCCGATTTACCACTACGCCAACGTCGACATGATCGCGGAAGACATCGAAGGTCTGCCCGAGAATAACGTGAACAACACGTGGTACGGCAAGGACCTCTATCGTACCGCCGAGTAACCTCTCGACATTCGGGCAGCCCGGCGGTTAAGGCACGGGCTGCCCGATTCTATTCTACACCCCCCACAAACCCCGTATTCGGAGCGCGCGCCTCTTGCTCAGTTACATCCTCAAGCGCCTTGCGATTGCGATCCCGACACTTTTGGTGTTGATCGTGATTTCCTTCCTGCTGATGCATTCTGCGCCCGGTGGCCCCTTCACCTCGGAACGCGAGTTGCCGCCGCAGGTGCTGGCCAACCTCAACGCGAAATACGGGCTGGATGATCCGCTGTGGAAGCAGATCGGTAGCTATGTCTGGGGCATCGTGACCGAGTTCGATTTCGGGCCGAGCTTTGTTTACAAAGACCGTTCGGTGAATGAGATCATCGCCCAAGGTTTCCCGATTACGCTGACCTATGGGCTGTTGTCCTTTGCTGTCGCAGTGATCGTCGGCGTTGGCCTTGGCGTGGCCGCAGCGGTCCGGCACAACTCGCTGCTCGATTATGTCGCGGTTGGCGTCTCTATCGGGGCGCAGGTGCTGCCGAATTTCGTTATGGCGCCGATCTTGGTGCTGGTCTTTACCCTTTGGCTCGGCTGGCTGCCGGGCGGTGGTTGGCAGGGGCCGGAATATTGGATCATGCCGGTGATCGCGCTGTCGACGTCTTTCATGGCGTCCATCGCGCGGATCACGCGCTCGTCGATGCTCGAAGTGCTGACCTCCAACCACATCCGCACCGCGCGCGCCAAGGGGCTGCCCGAACGCCGGGTGATCCTGCGCCATGCGCTGAAACCCGCGATGTTGCCGGTGATTTCCTATCTCGGGCCGGCTTTCGTGGCCATGATCACTGGCTCTGTGGTGGTCGATATCTATTTCTCCACTGGCGGCATTGGCAAGGCTTTCGTCGATTCAGCGCTCAACCGCGACTACGCGGTGATGATGGGGGTGACGATCCTCGTGGGCGCGCTGACCATCTTCTTTAACCTCGTGGTCGATATCCTCTACGGGTGGATCGACCCCAAGATCCGGTACTGACATGGTGATGACATCCGAACAACGGGTCGAGGCCAGTGAGATCGCAGGCAAGGGCCGCTCGCCTTGGGCCGATGCGCGGCGGCGGTTCTTTCGCAACAAGGCGGCGCTGATGGGGCTGGTGATCCTCGGCTTCGTCGTAGCCTTCGCGCTTTTTGGCAACAGCTTTGCGCGATGGTCGAACGAGGAATTGGACTACAACGTCATGGGCCAGATCGTCGAATTGGGTGGGCCGTCGATTGAAAGCGGCCATTACTTTGGCACCGACGATCTGGGGCGCGATTTGTTCGCCCGCACCGTGCAAGGCACGCAGATCAGCCTCGCGGTGGGCCTTGTCGGCGCGTTGATTGCCTGTGTGGTCGGCACGCTTTACGGCGCGGTAGCGGGCTACTTCGGTGGGCGCACCGACAGCATCATGATGCGGCTCGTCGATATCTTCATGGCCGTGCCTTACATGTTCGTGCTGATCCTGCTCTTGGTCATGTATGGCCGCTCGATCACCATCCTTTTTGCAGGCGTCGGACTGATCTCTTGGATGGAGATGGCCCGCATCGTGCGCGGCCAGACGCTGACCATCAAGGGCCGCGAGTTTGTCGAGGCCGCCCGCGCCACCGGCGTCTCGGCCCCGGTCATCATCCTGCGCCATATCGTACCCAACCTCTTGGGCGTGATCGCGGTTTACGCCACGCTGCTGGTCC
This window contains:
- a CDS encoding ABC transporter permease — translated: MVMTSEQRVEASEIAGKGRSPWADARRRFFRNKAALMGLVILGFVVAFALFGNSFARWSNEELDYNVMGQIVELGGPSIESGHYFGTDDLGRDLFARTVQGTQISLAVGLVGALIACVVGTLYGAVAGYFGGRTDSIMMRLVDIFMAVPYMFVLILLLVMYGRSITILFAGVGLISWMEMARIVRGQTLTIKGREFVEAARATGVSAPVIILRHIVPNLLGVIAVYATLLVPLMILTESFISFLGLGIQEPLTSLGALISEGAGTIAYGTTWQLGFPLLFFCLTLFGLFFIGDGLRDALDPKDR
- a CDS encoding peptide ABC transporter substrate-binding protein, producing the protein MKLRTTLASSALALGLAFQAQAADVPEGVNLAEDQSYTFWLLDAIKSMDPQINTDVEGSDVLRNLFEGLYNEDGNGELVPGVALDHEVSEDGKTYTFNLRKDAKWSNGEPVTANDFVYSWRRLADPATASEYAWYMELMQVENAPEIIAGDKSPEELGIQAVDDHTLEVKITTPLPYFPQMLVHGSTFPVLQSVVEEHGDDWTDAGTLIGNGAYKLVEHQLGERVVMEKNDTYWDAANVVMEKITALTINDVNQALTRYLAGELDRVDIPAGQYPRLKKEYPEQAVSTPYNCSYIYMLNVGEKGPEALKNVNVRKALAYAIDRDIIVERILQGGQKPSYNWTHWAIADFERPELDWADNMDQAQRVEKAKELLAEAGYGPDNPLDLTLQYNTSEDHKKIAIAASQMLKQIGVNLTLDNYEWKVHTDRMQNQDYDMARYAWCGDYNEASTYLDLLTSYSGHNNGEFYNDAYDKLMKDSKTAEDPQPLYKDAERILAEEMPIIPIYHYANVDMIAEDIEGLPENNVNNTWYGKDLYRTAE
- the oppB gene encoding oligopeptide ABC transporter permease OppB — translated: MLSYILKRLAIAIPTLLVLIVISFLLMHSAPGGPFTSERELPPQVLANLNAKYGLDDPLWKQIGSYVWGIVTEFDFGPSFVYKDRSVNEIIAQGFPITLTYGLLSFAVAVIVGVGLGVAAAVRHNSLLDYVAVGVSIGAQVLPNFVMAPILVLVFTLWLGWLPGGGWQGPEYWIMPVIALSTSFMASIARITRSSMLEVLTSNHIRTARAKGLPERRVILRHALKPAMLPVISYLGPAFVAMITGSVVVDIYFSTGGIGKAFVDSALNRDYAVMMGVTILVGALTIFFNLVVDILYGWIDPKIRY